The DNA segment TAAACTCTTTCTTGAAGCGTTCGGATAACTCAAGGCTGTAACTATTCATCAATTTCCCTCCAAAAATCAGAAACAGGTGTAGTTTTGCAGCCACTATTTACGTAGTCTGAATAAGCCTCTTCGGCTATAGCTAGGTCATACTCATCTTCGATACGTTCA comes from the Mogibacterium neglectum genome and includes:
- the relB gene encoding type II toxin-antitoxin system RelB family antitoxin; translated protein: MAFSIRLTSEEKGLAESYAKVHAISLGEAFKRALFERIEDEYDLAIAEEAYSDYVNSGCKTTPVSDFWREIDE